Proteins from a single region of Theileria parva strain Muguga chromosome 1, complete sequence, whole genome shotgun sequence:
- the PA2G4 gene encoding Metallopeptidase family M24, producing MSTEPVETELNNKHESHLDENDLSNSDIVTKYRTASNIANAALKNVLAAVKPGVSVKSLCEVGDATMLEETNKLYNKKEHGRKVDKGVAFPTCVSVNELIDYFSPMDDSLTVKEGDVVKVTLGCHIDGYVGLVSHTVYVGETVKGRAADVLKAAWLCCEAALRKLKTGVSSHEVSKVIEKVAAEFNCTPLIGFYSHELKRHVVEGARYFSGSTKLEDKTEPITFGTKEAYSLNVVLTTGDHKPKTTELPTTVYRTDVQNRYTLKTSLGRSFMSQVNSKFPAFPFHLKSFEDERALKVGLQESLRHNLLKPYFVTSVKPGDVVAHFRFTVLLLPTGTKKISGLPFEQLDKCNSELSVKDQDLLTLLSAPVNPKKKKATKEEESS from the exons ATGTCGACGGAACCAGTTGAAACCGAGCTTAACAATAAGCACGAATCACATTTGgatgaaaatgatttgTCAAATTCAGACATTGTCACCAAATATCGCACTGCCTCAAATATAGCTAACGCTGCTCTAAAGAATGTTCTAGCAGCTGTTAAGCCAG GAGTGTCTGTGAAATCTTTGTGTGAAGTGGGAGATGCCACTATGTTGGAGGAGACCAACAAGTTGTACAATAAGAAGGAACATGGCAGAAAG GTTGATAAAGGAGTTGCATTTCCCACTTGTGTTTCAGTTAACGAGTTAATTGACTACTTTTCACCCATGGACGACTCACTAACCGTCAAGGAGGGTGATGTTGTTAAAGT cACTTTGGGGTGTCATATTGATGGTTATGTTGGACTGGTTTCACATACTGTTTATGTTGGTGAAACAGTCAAGGGGAGGGCTGCCGATGTCCTTAAGGCGGCTTGGTTGTGCTGCGAGGCAGCACTTAGGAAGCTTAAGACCGGTGTTTCAAGCCACGAAGTGTCAAAGGTGATAGAAAAGGTTGCCGCTGAGTTTAACTGTACTCCCCTGATTGGCTTTTACAGCCACGAGCTTAAGAGGCACGTGGTGGAAGGAGCTAGGTACTTTTCAGGAAGCACCAAGCTTGAGGATAAGACTGAGCCCATAACATTCGGGACTAAGGAAGCCTACTCCTTGAACGTAGTGTTGACTACGGGAGACCACAAGCCTAAAACCACGGAACTTCCCACTACTGTGTACAGAACTGACGTCCAGAACAGGTATACACTCAAAACTTCACTGGGAAGGTCCTTCATGTCCCAAGTCAACTCCAAGTTCCCTGCCTTCCCCTTCCACCTCAAGTCATTTGAGGATGAAAGGGCACTCAAGGTAGGACTTCAGGAGTCACTGAGGCATAACCTCCTGAAGCCATACTTTGTAACCTCCGTTAAGCCCGGAGATGTTGTGGCTCACTTCAGGTTCACAGTACTCTTGTTACCAACCGGAACTAAGAAGATTTCCGGCCTACCCTTCGAACAACTTGATAAGTGCAACTCAGAACTTTCAGTTAAGGATCAAGACCTACTCACGCTCCTATCA GCTCCGGTGAATCCTAAGAAGAAAAAGGCAACTAAGGAGGAGGAATCATCTTGA
- a CDS encoding putative integral membrane protein — MSLNNSRPGINTQTHHISQGRSVRVSEPSERVTNRRMATQVIEMNSRGYPTDRVNFESGETTHTSVEPVDLNSNRTTLSPRSYDPENNSVTVRESDFIQQLNLHRMTQLQAGNRVQNSRVWSKLGIKHPRVYGKLFRILALLLLFILIGTATYWLLVLVVELTDKKLSPSLITSNKKSKNYGGNNGLTGVNNQTELNAVELMNVIEELRKEIQKLKEVSYKNSLAINGLSNGEYKVPGSEESLESAKRTKFGKGSAAVNMNSYGHRQDMKFAKKRDEDSEFVPDIIEYQANISQQS; from the exons ATGAGTCTGAATAACTCTAGACCTGGAATTAACACCCAAACTCATCATATCTCACAA gGAAGGAGTGTAAGGGTAAGTGAGCCAAGTGAGCGAGTAACAAATAGAAGAATGGCAACTCAAGTTATTGAAATGAACAGTCGAGGTTATCCCACGGATAGGGTTAATTTTGAATCAGGAGAGACTACTCATACCTCAGTGGAACCAGTTGATCTTAACAGTAACCGAACAACCTTATCGCCCAGAAGTTATGACCCTGAAAATAACTCAGTGACTGTTAGGGAGTCAGACTTCATCCAGCAGCTCAATTTACACCGTATGACCCAATTACAAGCCGGAAACAGAGTTCAAAACTCTAGAGTTTGGAGTAAACTTGGGATAAAACACCCTAGAGTCTATGGAAAACTTTTCAGAATCTTGGCCTTACTTCTGTTGTTTATACTCATAGGAACTGCCACTTACTGGCTACTCGTTTTGGTGGTGGAGTTAACTGATAAAAAACTATCACCCAGTTTGATTACTTCTAAcaaaaaatctaaaaattacgGAGGAAATAATGGCTTAACAGGAGTGAATAATCAGACTGAGTTGAATGCCGTGGAATTAATGAATGTGATTGAGGAGCTTAGGAAAGAAATCCAAAAGTTGAAGGAGGTGTCGTATAAGAATTCTCTGGCCATAAACGGTTTATCCAATGGTGAGTACAAGGTGCCGGGATCTGAGGAGAGCCTTGAGTCAGCAAAACGTACCAAGTTCGGAAAGGGATCAGCCGCCGTTAACATGAACTCTTATGGACACAGGCAAGATATGAAGTTTGCCAAGAAAAGGGATGAAGACTCTGAATTCGTACCAGACATTATAGAATACCAGGCAAACATATCACAACAATCTTGA
- a CDS encoding Rad4 beta-hairpin domain 1 family protein yields the protein MSSDSDGFDLHIQALEEWYKNLSSESKSDLSLIKYKDLPKDKEKYYKTIESYKEKCLALCLVGNVSFINSVIDSPLFKGLCISFFDKYYKDKYEPLLIFKFLISKLKPTVEHSYIKITPLKKGEYYFKLLRAFQTFKAHFDLMTMIFVCICRNNGICSRIVCKYPSNFNLQFIKNKGVWCEFFDTKERFWKYVDFSGPKFDISTYSYSDSPKSEDKSDLNRATKKLRTENVNRNSNGVSKDREISFENNSETSYKGYLYIQRGRKMFIYNMNNKLEVKAIVVFPSYNYKISRMLRVKDFPFELVNAAHSLKVSIINNKNYGTIGLNKNLFILSCNICGIVSEITPKYVQECLLYQRRSSFIEWFDEFLLSLNQRRIRRLTSSFDKSGFDSFNLAERLDIHVINANMLERVDAKLINILKKTYPIPRSKVHFTNHPIYVLKSQIKKNFILKENSVPITSFGDDSVYLKENLVEIKTKLGWHKENRRVISGSNPVHTTHSRHKVSEYYSIDQTEELKQEHIDQIDRFTINLTGNRHVPENSVYIKSEYYENLENICKRNKIFFKRAFSSFHYEDGSVKAKINGVLIRASDLQSFLKLYDEYIESISENELYEELENSRKFWKNVFKTLLNTPPVNKPKTHRDLRTKINSETDKFLNQLN from the exons atgtcgTCTGATTCCGACGGGTTTGATTTACACATCCAGGCCCTGGAGGAatggtataaaaatttgagtAGTGAATCAAAAAGCGATCTTTCACTTATCAAATACAAA GATTTACCGAAGGATAAGgagaaatattataaaaccATAGAATCCTATAAAGAAAAGTGTTTAGCTCTTTGTTTAGTTGGAAACGTGTCATTCATTAATTCAGTAATAGACTCCCCCTTGTTTAAA GGTTTATGCATATCGTTTTTCGATAAGTATTACAAGGATAAGTACGAGCCTCTtctaatatttaaatttctaATTTCTAAGTTAAAG CCAACAGTTGAACATTcttacattaaaattactccTCTCAAGAAAGGTgaatactattttaaacttttaag agCCTTTCAAACGTTTAAGGCCCACTTTGATCTCATGACAATG ATTTTCGTCTGTATATGCCGTAATAATGGAATTTGTTCGAGAATCGTTTGCAAATATCCCTCAAATTTCAACCTAC aatttataaagaataaa GGAGTTTGGTGTGAGTTTTTTGACACAAAGGAAAGATTCTGGAAGTATGTAGATTTTTCAGGGCCAAAATTCGATATCTCAACTTATTCATACTCTGATTCACCCAAATCAGAGGACAAATCGGACCTAAATAGGGCAACTAAGAAACTTAGAActgaaaatgtaaatagAAATTCTAACGGAGTATCAAAAGATCGTGAGATATCTTTTGAAAATAACTCTGAAACATCTTATAAGggttatttatacattcAAAGGGGTAGAAAGATGTTCATATATAACATGAATAACAAGTTGGAGGTCAAGGCCATTGTGGTGTTCCCAAGctataactataaaatcAGCAGAATGTTACGTGTAAAGGACTTTCCATTTGAACTTGTTAACGCAGCCCACTCACTCAAAGTTTCCatcataaataataaaaattatggTACTATCGGActcaataaaaatttattcattttaagTTGTAACATATGTGGAATAGTGTCGGAGATAACACCAAAATACGTCCAaga GTGTCTGTTATATCAGAGGAGAAGCTCTTTCATCGAATGGTTTGACGAATTTCTGTTAAGTTTAAACCAGAGGAGAATACGCCGTCTCACAAGTTCATTTGATAAATCTGGGTTCGACTCTTTTAATTTGGCTGAAAGACTTGACATTCACGTAATCAACGCAAATATGTTGGAAAGGGTTGATGCCAAgcttataaatattttgaaGAAAACATATCCCATCCCAAGATCAAAGGTCCATTTCACTAACCACCCCATTTATGTACTTAAATCACAG ataaaGAAAAACTTTATTCTTAAGGAGAATAGTGTTCCTATAACCAGTTTTGGGGATGACTCAGTATATCTAAAAGAGAATTTGGTAGAAATTAAGACGAAACTGGGCTGGCACAAGGAAAACAGAAGAGTTATTTCGGGCTCAAATCCAGTTCACACAACACATTCAAGACAT AAAGTTTCCGAGTATTACAGTATTGATCAGACTGAAGAGTTAAAACAGGAACACATTGACCAAATAGACAGATTTACTATCAACTTAACTGGAAAC AGGCACGTACCTGAGAACAGTGTGTATATAAAGAGCGAGTATTACGAGAATTTGGAGAACATTTGTAAGAGGAACAAGATATTTTTTAAGAGGGCTTTCTCCTCATTTCATTACGAAGATGGGTCTGTGAAGGCCAAAATCAACGGAGTGTTGATTAGAGCAAGTGACCTCCAGTCATTTTTAAAGCTGTACGATG AGTACATAGAATCGATTTCCGAGAATGAGTTGTATGAGGAGCTAGAAAATAGCCGtaaattttggaaaaaCGTATTCAAAACACTTTTAAACACACCTCCAGTAAATAAACCCAAAACTCACAGAGATTTAAGAACTAAAATCAACTCCGAGACTGATaagtttttaaatcaaCTAAACTAG
- the D2Wsu81e gene encoding putative RNA methyltransferase family protein has product MDDEQDSTFINIKTNTPRPEKKRKKHKSNIHVELSNKNLDNVTDNKVLKENKRPKKDTNKYNLNYVRLFKEIPQRIPFLGKPRDYTISVALPVSIMENIQSDDLRAYVIGNIARTLTIYGVNEVVLYNDLDDKSSNWMEYFSLNLRYLETPQYLRKFLFPMDNALKFAGLQNPINAPHHLRSTEWLPYREGVVGLIRKDSTNTTLYADCGVFSSVKIHNKEDLKEFYGIEYMTDEDYDVYQRVTVRLDDESIDKCHKNWKEGKSLSQSETGSLSAYLVHPEEPLKVAGLYWGYIVRECNTVVESLKGCPFNENARYDLKVGTSERGELYSLNTKLPKFKNMLIYFGPVLGLEHVMQEPEKKFDKYFNFCNQQKSRTIRTEEALLIVLSLLSFTNTF; this is encoded by the exons ATGGATGATGAGCAGGATTCTACCTttataaacattaaaaCAAACACTCCTAGGCCTGAAAAGAAACGGAAAAAGCataaaa GTAACATACACGTTGAACTATCGAACAAGAATTTAGATAATGTTACTGACAACAAGGTTTTGAAGGAAAATAAAAGGCCTAAAAAGGATACtaataagtataatttGAACTATGTTAGGCTGTTTAAGGAGATTCCTCag AGGATTCCGTTCCTTGGAAAACCAAGAGATTACACTATTTCAGTAGCACTCCCAGTTTCTATAATGGAAAACATACAA TCCGATGATTTGAGGGCATACGTGATAGGCAATATTGCCAGGACACTGACCATTTACGGAGTTAATGAGGTTGTTCTATACAATGATCTAG ATGATAAGAGTTCAAACTGGATGGAGTATTTTTCTCTAAATTTGAGGTATTTGGAGACACCTCAATACCTCAGAAAGTTTTTGTTTCCCATGGATAAcg CTTTAAAATTCGCTGGGTTACAAAACCCTATTAATGCTCCTCACCATCTACGCTCTACTGAGTGGCTTCCATACAG gGAGGGAGTTGTTGGACTAATAAGGAAAGATAGTACTAACACAACTTTGTACGCTGATTGTGGAGTATTTTCAAGTGTTAAAATCCACAACAAGGAGGATTTAAAGGAGTTTTACGGAATCGAATACATGACAGATGAGGATTACGATGTTTACCAAAGAGTCACCGTACGTCTAGACGATGAATCTATTGATAAGTGCCATAAAAACTGGAAAGAGGGAAAATCCTTAAGTCAGAGTGAAACTGGTTCACTTTCTGCGTATCTGGTACATCCTGAAGAACCTCTTAAAGTTGCAG GGTTGTATTGGGGATATATTGTTAGGGAATGCAACACTGTGGTTGAGTCATTAAAAGGATGCCcatttaatgaaaatgcTCGTTACGATCTTAAAGTTGGTACCAGTGAGCGTGGAGAATTATACTCCTTAAATACCAAACTTCCCAAATTCAA aaatatgttaatataCTTCGGCCCAGTCTTGGGTTTGGAACACGTAATGCAAGAACCTGAAAagaaatttgataaatatttcaacTTTTGTAATCAGCAGAAATCAAGAACCATAAGAACAGAAGAGGCTCTTTTAATTGTACTGTCGCTTTTATCTTTCAccaacacattttaa